A genomic segment from Flavobacterium sp. 9R encodes:
- the mce gene encoding methylmalonyl-CoA epimerase, translated as MNKIEHIGIAVKDLQASNLLFEKLFGAPAYKEEVVVSEGVKTSFFQNGPNKIELLEATNPESPIAKFIEKKGEGIHHIAFDVTDIVAEIARLEGEGFVVLNPTPKKGADNKLVAFLHPKSTNGVLIELCQEII; from the coding sequence ATGAATAAAATAGAACACATAGGAATAGCGGTCAAAGATTTGCAAGCCTCTAATTTGCTTTTTGAAAAATTATTCGGAGCGCCCGCTTATAAAGAAGAAGTAGTAGTTTCTGAAGGAGTGAAAACCTCTTTTTTTCAAAATGGTCCCAATAAAATAGAATTATTAGAAGCTACTAATCCAGAAAGTCCCATTGCTAAATTTATTGAAAAAAAAGGAGAAGGCATTCATCACATTGCATTTGATGTGACCGATATTGTAGCTGAGATAGCAAGACTAGAAGGTGAAGGATTTGTGGTTTTAAATCCAACGCCAAAGAAAGGTGCCGACAATAAATTAGTAGCTTTTTTACACCCAAAATCTACCAATGGGGTTTTGATTGAGTTGTGTCAGGAAATTATATAG
- a CDS encoding fumarate reductase/succinate dehydrogenase flavoprotein subunit, producing the protein MKLDSKIPEGHISQKWTDYKDHLKLVAPNNRPKIDIIVVGTGLAGASAAASFAEMGYNVKAFCYQDSPRRAHSIAAQGGINAAKNYQNDGDSTFRLFYDTIKGGDYRAREANVHRLAEVSSNIIDQCVAQGVPFARDYGGLLDNRSFGGTQVQRTFYAAGQTGQQLLLGAYSALSRQIGLGKVDMYNRHEMLELVKVNGKARGIIARNLVTGELERHSAHAVIIATGGYGNVYFLSTNAMGSNVTAGWKIHKQGALFANPCYVQIHPTCIPVHGTNQSKLTLMSESLRNSGRIWVPKKKEDAEAIRAGKLKPTQIAEEDRDYYLERKYPAFGNLVPRDVASRAAKEVCDAGHGIEANDTNEGVYLDFSSEIQSKGKQVAYARGNHNPSQEEITSLGKKWLEEKYGNLFTMYQKITDENPYETPMKIYPAVHYTMGGVWVDYNLQSTIPGCFVAGEANFSDHGANRLGASALMQGLADGYFVLPYTVSDYLADDIRTGKISTDLPEFVEAENNVKASIEKFLNNNGTKTVDHFHKRLGLIMWNKVGMGRNEKGLKDAIQEIAALKEEFYKDVFVPGSADELNPELEKALRVADFIELGQLMAIDALQRKESCGGHFREEYQDAEGETLRDDENFKFVGAWEYMGYDINQEVLHKEELKYEFIKIAARNYK; encoded by the coding sequence ATGAAACTAGATTCTAAAATACCAGAAGGTCACATTTCTCAAAAATGGACGGATTATAAAGATCACTTAAAATTAGTTGCTCCCAACAATCGCCCTAAGATTGATATTATTGTTGTTGGAACAGGACTTGCAGGAGCTTCTGCTGCGGCTTCATTTGCAGAAATGGGGTACAATGTAAAAGCATTCTGTTATCAAGATTCTCCTCGTCGTGCACACTCTATTGCTGCACAAGGGGGAATTAATGCTGCCAAAAACTACCAAAATGACGGAGATAGTACATTCCGTTTGTTTTACGATACCATCAAAGGAGGAGATTATAGAGCACGTGAAGCTAACGTTCACCGTTTAGCAGAAGTGTCAAGCAATATTATTGATCAATGTGTGGCTCAAGGAGTTCCTTTTGCACGTGATTATGGAGGATTGCTTGATAACCGTTCTTTTGGAGGAACTCAAGTACAACGTACGTTTTATGCAGCAGGACAAACTGGGCAACAATTGTTGCTAGGAGCCTATTCTGCTTTATCTAGACAAATTGGTCTTGGTAAAGTAGATATGTACAACCGTCACGAAATGCTTGAATTAGTAAAAGTAAATGGTAAAGCTCGTGGAATCATTGCACGTAACTTAGTAACTGGTGAATTAGAGCGTCACTCAGCTCACGCAGTAATCATAGCAACTGGAGGATACGGAAATGTGTATTTCCTTTCTACCAATGCTATGGGTTCTAACGTGACTGCAGGTTGGAAAATTCACAAACAAGGAGCTTTATTTGCTAACCCTTGTTATGTTCAAATTCACCCAACTTGTATTCCAGTTCATGGAACCAATCAATCTAAATTAACGTTGATGTCTGAGTCATTAAGAAACTCAGGGCGTATTTGGGTACCAAAGAAAAAAGAAGATGCTGAAGCGATTCGTGCGGGTAAATTAAAACCAACACAAATTGCAGAAGAAGATAGAGATTACTACTTAGAAAGAAAATACCCTGCATTTGGTAACTTAGTTCCTCGTGACGTTGCTTCTAGAGCAGCGAAAGAAGTTTGTGATGCTGGTCACGGAATTGAGGCTAACGATACTAATGAAGGAGTTTATTTGGATTTCTCTTCTGAGATTCAATCTAAAGGAAAACAGGTAGCTTACGCTAGAGGAAATCACAATCCATCTCAAGAGGAAATTACTTCGCTAGGGAAAAAATGGTTAGAGGAAAAATATGGTAACTTGTTTACTATGTATCAAAAAATCACTGACGAAAATCCATACGAAACGCCAATGAAGATTTATCCAGCGGTTCACTATACTATGGGTGGTGTTTGGGTTGATTATAACTTGCAATCTACAATTCCAGGTTGTTTCGTAGCTGGAGAAGCTAATTTCTCTGATCACGGTGCGAATCGTTTAGGAGCTTCTGCTTTGATGCAAGGTTTGGCAGATGGTTATTTTGTATTGCCTTACACTGTTTCTGATTATTTAGCTGATGATATTCGTACAGGAAAAATTTCTACTGATTTGCCAGAATTCGTTGAAGCTGAAAACAATGTGAAAGCAAGTATCGAAAAATTCTTGAACAATAACGGGACCAAAACTGTAGATCATTTCCACAAACGCTTAGGTTTGATTATGTGGAATAAAGTGGGTATGGGACGTAATGAAAAAGGATTGAAAGATGCTATTCAAGAAATTGCAGCCTTAAAAGAAGAATTCTACAAAGATGTTTTTGTACCAGGAAGTGCTGATGAATTGAATCCAGAATTAGAAAAAGCACTTCGTGTAGCTGATTTTATTGAATTGGGACAATTGATGGCAATTGATGCATTACAAAGAAAAGAATCTTGTGGTGGTCACTTCCGTGAGGAATATCAAGATGCTGAAGGTGAAACTCTTCGTGATGATGAAAACTTTAAGTTTGTTGGCGCATGGGAATATATGGGCTATGACATTAATCAAGAGGTACTTCACAAAGAAGAATTGAAATACGAGTTTATTAAAATAGCAGCTAGAAATTACAAATAG
- a CDS encoding amidohydrolase, which produces MKIAILQTALVWENPAANRIHFEEKINSIDEPVDLIVLPEMFTSGFTMRPHLVAEPMLGETMVWLQKLAKAKKAAITGSLVITEKGNFYNRLVFVFPSGEIKFYDKRHLFTLAGEDKKYTAGKEKVIIDYLGWKICPLICYDLRFPVFARNSEEYDVLLYVANWPNTRINAWDALLKARAIENMCYTIGVNRIGVDANHHLYNGHSQVQDYLGRAIVEPQESEGVFIAALEKSALLETRQKLGFLNDKDDFEIK; this is translated from the coding sequence ATGAAAATAGCCATCCTACAAACTGCTTTAGTCTGGGAAAATCCAGCAGCGAATCGAATTCATTTTGAAGAAAAAATCAATTCGATTGATGAACCAGTTGACCTAATTGTATTGCCTGAAATGTTTACTTCAGGTTTTACTATGCGTCCTCATTTGGTAGCAGAACCGATGCTAGGCGAAACGATGGTGTGGTTGCAAAAGTTGGCTAAGGCAAAAAAAGCAGCCATCACTGGGAGTTTGGTTATTACTGAGAAAGGAAATTTCTATAACCGATTGGTGTTCGTTTTTCCTTCTGGAGAAATTAAGTTTTATGACAAAAGGCACTTGTTTACTTTGGCAGGAGAGGATAAAAAGTATACAGCAGGCAAAGAAAAAGTAATCATAGATTATTTGGGTTGGAAAATTTGCCCACTGATTTGTTATGATTTGCGTTTTCCTGTTTTTGCCCGAAATAGTGAAGAGTACGATGTGTTACTTTATGTAGCGAACTGGCCCAATACTCGAATTAACGCTTGGGACGCCTTACTCAAAGCTCGGGCGATTGAAAATATGTGTTATACTATTGGAGTGAATAGAATAGGAGTAGATGCCAATCACCATTTATACAACGGACATTCACAAGTACAAGATTATTTGGGTCGAGCCATTGTAGAACCACAAGAATCTGAAGGTGTTTTTATAGCTGCTTTAGAAAAAAGTGCATTATTGGAAACCAGACAAAAACTAGGTTTCTTGAATGATAAAGATGATTTTGAAATCAAGTAA
- a CDS encoding cytochrome c oxidase assembly factor Coa1 family protein, translated as MNNDVIDSDSWTKRNWKWLLPTTIAILFLTFYTIIPVLNNEAPQFIKAYSDTKVFEKAIAIANVNSKSKSTFGTIEAIDKLTILEGNIIYSNNDTSITSTIRIKGNHNQGKMDFTANKKGNEWIFQKISIRCKNPKTVISVIE; from the coding sequence ATGAACAATGATGTAATTGATAGTGATTCTTGGACGAAACGAAATTGGAAATGGCTACTTCCAACTACAATTGCAATCCTATTTTTAACTTTTTATACTATTATTCCAGTTTTAAATAACGAAGCTCCTCAGTTTATTAAAGCCTATTCCGATACTAAAGTTTTTGAAAAAGCGATTGCTATAGCCAATGTGAATTCAAAAAGCAAATCCACTTTTGGAACTATTGAAGCCATCGACAAGTTAACTATTTTGGAGGGCAATATTATTTATTCTAATAACGACACCTCTATTACATCGACTATACGAATCAAAGGAAATCATAACCAAGGAAAAATGGATTTTACAGCCAACAAAAAAGGAAACGAATGGATTTTTCAAAAGATAAGCATACGCTGTAAAAACCCAAAAACGGTAATTAGTGTGATTGAATAA
- a CDS encoding Ig-like domain-containing protein: MSQSNYRFLLFLFLFVCIGCAKKGSITGGLKDTIAPTLKISFPENFSTNFKGNQIKLTFDEYIKLKGLEKQLIVSPPMKNEPLIIPSTVTKYLTIQIKDTLQPNTTYSFNFGQSITDNNEGNPLNQFKYVFSTGPYIDSLALGGRVKDALDREVESFVSVMLYEVNEKFKDSVVYTSAPRYITNTLDSLKTFRLENLKAGKYLLVAMKDRNNNNKFNPKTEKIGFHKQFITIPNDTVYEIELFKEVLPFKALKPSQVSGNKIAIGYEGKQDFSKSKPKIILKNNNQILESIVTQFPKKDSLQVWYKPIKADSLLLNIKKESYANDFSVKIKNQKKDTLSISAVQTGILNMRDEFTLESSTPLVKIDKSKISIKDSKTKNTEFTTNYDDFNQKLVLNFPKNTSEKYQIQLLPGALTDFFEKSNDTLTYKLETRSESDYGNLIVDLQNVKRFPIIIELTNEKGEILAHDYSEKNTKIEFNFLEPKDYILRVIYDDNKNRKWDSGNYLEKRQAEEVIYYSKVIKDVRANWNDNETFDLSIPYTPESKKKEDKDKKTKK; this comes from the coding sequence ATGTCGCAATCCAACTACCGTTTTCTTTTGTTCCTTTTTCTTTTCGTTTGTATTGGCTGTGCCAAAAAAGGAAGTATCACAGGTGGTTTAAAAGATACCATTGCCCCAACACTTAAGATTAGTTTCCCAGAAAATTTTAGCACCAATTTTAAAGGCAATCAAATCAAACTTACTTTTGATGAATATATCAAACTAAAAGGACTAGAAAAACAACTCATCGTTTCTCCACCAATGAAAAATGAGCCGTTGATTATTCCGTCTACTGTAACGAAATACCTCACTATTCAAATCAAAGACACTTTACAACCCAATACAACCTATAGTTTTAATTTTGGACAAAGTATTACCGACAACAACGAAGGCAATCCTTTGAACCAATTCAAGTATGTTTTCTCTACGGGACCTTATATCGATTCGCTTGCTCTTGGTGGTAGAGTGAAAGACGCTCTTGATAGAGAAGTAGAATCGTTTGTTTCTGTAATGCTGTATGAAGTGAATGAAAAATTCAAAGATTCAGTAGTATACACTAGTGCACCAAGATACATTACCAATACATTGGATAGTTTAAAGACGTTTCGTTTAGAAAATCTAAAGGCAGGAAAATACCTTTTGGTAGCGATGAAAGACCGTAATAACAACAATAAATTCAATCCGAAAACAGAAAAAATTGGGTTTCACAAACAATTCATAACCATCCCAAATGATACTGTTTACGAAATTGAATTATTCAAAGAAGTACTTCCTTTTAAAGCTTTAAAACCTTCTCAAGTTTCAGGGAACAAAATAGCAATTGGGTATGAGGGAAAGCAAGATTTTTCAAAATCTAAACCTAAAATCATCTTAAAAAATAACAATCAAATTCTAGAAAGTATTGTTACGCAGTTTCCAAAAAAAGATTCGCTTCAAGTATGGTACAAACCTATAAAAGCAGACTCTTTGCTATTAAATATCAAGAAAGAAAGCTATGCAAACGATTTTAGTGTGAAAATCAAAAATCAGAAAAAGGATACTTTAAGCATCAGTGCTGTTCAGACCGGGATTTTGAATATGAGAGATGAATTCACTTTAGAATCCTCCACACCATTAGTTAAAATTGATAAGAGCAAAATTTCTATAAAAGACAGCAAAACAAAAAACACCGAGTTCACAACTAATTATGACGATTTTAATCAAAAGTTAGTTTTAAACTTTCCAAAAAACACTTCAGAAAAGTACCAAATTCAGTTATTACCAGGAGCATTGACTGACTTTTTTGAGAAATCAAATGATACCTTGACCTATAAATTAGAAACCCGAAGCGAAAGTGATTATGGAAATTTAATTGTTGATTTGCAAAATGTTAAACGTTTTCCAATAATTATTGAACTAACAAATGAAAAAGGAGAAATACTTGCTCACGATTACTCCGAAAAAAATACAAAAATTGAATTTAATTTCCTTGAACCTAAAGATTACATCCTAAGAGTTATCTATGATGACAACAAAAACAGAAAATGGGATAGTGGAAATTATTTAGAAAAACGTCAAGCAGAAGAAGTAATCTATTATTCGAAAGTTATTAAAGATGTCAGGGCAAATTGGAATGACAACGAAACTTTTGACCTCAGCATCCCTTACACTCCTGAATCTAAAAAGAAAGAGGATAAAGATAAGAAGACGAAAAAATAG
- a CDS encoding succinate dehydrogenase/fumarate reductase iron-sulfur subunit, translating to MSAAKNININLKIWRQKNAKSKGSMESYKLDNVSTASSFLEMLDQLNEQLVNERKEPIAFDHDCREGICGMCSLYINGRAHGPDTGITTCQLHMRMFNDGDTIYIEPWRSAAFPVIKDLVVDRSSFDRIQQAGGFVSVNTSGRTMDANAIPIPKHDADRAFEAAACIGCGACVATCKNGSAMLFVGAKVSQYALLPQGKVEATNRVLNMVRQMDEEGFGNCTNTGACEIECPKGISLENIARMNREYLSASLK from the coding sequence ATGAGCGCAGCAAAAAATATCAATATAAACCTTAAAATTTGGCGTCAAAAAAATGCTAAATCAAAAGGAAGCATGGAAAGTTATAAATTAGATAACGTTTCTACTGCCAGTTCGTTTTTGGAAATGTTAGACCAATTAAACGAGCAATTAGTTAACGAAAGAAAAGAACCTATCGCTTTTGACCACGACTGTCGTGAGGGAATCTGCGGAATGTGTTCTTTGTACATCAACGGACGTGCTCACGGACCAGACACAGGAATTACAACTTGTCAGTTGCACATGAGAATGTTCAACGATGGTGATACAATTTACATTGAACCGTGGAGAAGTGCTGCTTTTCCAGTAATCAAAGATTTAGTTGTAGATCGTTCTTCATTTGATAGAATCCAACAAGCGGGAGGTTTCGTTTCTGTAAATACTTCTGGTAGAACAATGGATGCGAATGCTATTCCAATCCCAAAACACGATGCAGATAGAGCTTTTGAAGCAGCAGCTTGTATTGGTTGTGGAGCTTGTGTAGCTACTTGTAAAAATGGTTCAGCGATGCTATTCGTTGGAGCTAAAGTTTCACAGTACGCACTTTTACCACAAGGAAAAGTTGAGGCTACCAACCGTGTATTGAATATGGTTCGTCAGATGGATGAAGAAGGATTTGGAAACTGTACTAACACTGGAGCTTGTGAAATAGAATGTCCAAAAGGAATTTCTTTAGAGAATATTGCTCGTATGAACAGAGAGTATTTATCAGCAAGTTTGAAATAA